GAGAGCTATGCAAAGACCACGCTCTAGAGGGGGAATCCGAATTCCGAGAGGCATCATAGGTCCACTCCACAATGTCTCTTGAGTCTTTAAGTTCAGGCCACCTTTCTGTAAATCGACCAATAATCGGCCTTTCAACGAGCATTGATATGTCTACTTCCTTAGTGTCATTCGATTCTTTAGTAACAACGAGATACTTCTTGCCGGATGAAGAGAAGTCCTTGAAGAGCACCATGATGAAAGGGCGAacctaaacaaaaaaatatatatataaactacgGTGCAAagaaggttttaaaaaaaaaagggggggcaTGGACAtgcaataagaaaaaaaaaaaaaaataaaaagaagcaaaattaTTATATCCTCATATGCAAGTATTGCTCCATTACAAGATATCAATGGACACACATCCTGGCataaacaattttcatcctCAAAGTAACCTTCTTCTTCAATGCAATCTTCGTCtgcaaggaagtcttcgtatcacagatagacttcgttgtcaagattgtcttcgtctgcaaggaagtcttcgtatcacaGATAGACTTCGTTGTTATCTTCATCCgcaaggaagtcttcgtatcacagatagacttcgttgtcaagattgtcttcgtctgcaaggaagtcttcgtatcacaGATAGACTTCGTTGTTATCTTCGTCTacaaggaagtcttcgtatcacaGATAGACTTCGTTGTTATCTTCATCCgcaaggaagtcttcgtatcacagatagacttcgttgtcaagattgtcttcgtctgcaaggaagtcttcgtatcacaGATAGACTTCGTTGTCAAGATTGTCATCGAGATCGTTGTCTTGGTAGCTACTTGCCTTGAGGACTACTTGGCTTAAGGAACAAAATAAACTCTTGCAAGTTCTTTGCAGTGCCACTAAGTCATCATATTACCTATCCTAAACGAAGGtgaaacaacacaaaaaaaaaaaaaaaaaaaaaaaaaaaaaaaaaaaaaggacatgcaCAAGTTAAAAGCTTTGATCAAGAATGTACCTCCAAAGGTTTGTGTGATTGAACTCTTGCAAAACTTAACGCCAAATCCTTAAAGATGGATCCACTGCATGCAAAGAAAATCGTCAAGTAGTGAAGATCATATGAAGAAACTAGTGTACATTGAATCTATCGAACTAAATATCATACATATGTGatattagtttagaaaaaaaaaaattataagaagaGGAGAGTATACCTAGTTACTTgaatgagaaagaagaaaaaaaatcttatgccTTCTCCAAGAATTGTTTTTGAGATTTCTGAGCTTACgcactatgaaaaaaaaattgtgaattatgTGCGGCTGGAGTTGGCCTTTTATAGTGCTGGTCAGACAGAGTTTAACTGCAATTAAAACTCATCCAGTCAAGACTGAGTTGGCCAAGAAAAGAAGTCAAAGTAAAGAAGAATTCTTGTACCTGAAGAATTCTTGAAACCAATTCCTTCTTGAGATTATCTTTTCATAGGAAGGGAATTCTTCTTCAACTTggactagaaaaaaaaaaaaaaaaaaaaaaaacgtggattCTTGCATGGTGGAGTTTTGCATGCATTAGGACTCTTTTAAGTCATGATATAAGGGAATTCTTCTTCAACTTggactaggaaaaaaaaatgtggattcTTGCATGGTGGAGTTTTGCATGCATTAGGACTCTTTTAAGTCATGATATAAGGGAATTCTTCTTCAACTCGgactagaaaaaaagaaacgtgGATTCTTGCATGGTGGAGTTTTGTATGCATTAGGACTCTTTTAAGTCATATACTTATCTGAAATTTAGTTCTATTGGAACTCTATAAATGAGTAACATTAGAACTCTTTTGAGTCTTGGTATGCTTTGGCCGCTGGATTTGAACGTGGCAACTACCACATTAGACAATCTCTACTTGGGCAGTGGACCAACAGTAGGATCATTGTGATATggggcaaagaaaaaaaatatgtatatatgaaaGGCGCTGAAATTAGTTGCATCAAAGCGTGAAATTTGTCAAGACTTGATCACTTCCCACgttcaaaattgtgaaaatgaccaagtctcgagggggcatttgtaagaggcaaaattttaaactaattataaaatgccacattaaaatttagtggcaaattccaaattaatgtcattaatttaattaaattagataatgacatgtgtcatccaaattgacATCACACTGGCATATCAAAATTCGCCACATGTCATTTGGCtcacaagataaagataaacttcctattcaaaatttatggataattatctttattaaaataaactaaatagagataatgatttatctttgttgattattatctttatcaaaatatgatatagataaatagagataattatctctaagaagaatttgggccaatcaaaagtctactacatactttcaagcatatcaacTCAAAGTGAAGCTTATCCtctaaaatcactataaatagaggacatcccCTCTCATTTTGAGGGAGTTTTCAAGAGGCCCAAGCTCTGGAGAAATTCTGtctcaagaatctttgaagaacttgaagaaaatttgaagaacttgaagaacattcgaaaggcttgaagaacttgaaggacaacaaatctctaacaagcttaaagccagagatttgttgtgaagaccatttgatccatctttcaaccaaattgaagaaaatttcgCGTTTGAGTCAAGACCataaagaagatagaatcagaggAGCATTTTTCAAAACTGAGATTGAACTCATTActtgattaatacaaaatatatatttgtagaactcattttttttcaatttgtttgatttttcttcaattgagaAATTTGTGTTTACAATATTCTCttgtcaaatttatatatatatatatatatatatatatatatatataggcaaatgATTGATATGTGTGTGTACATACGTACGttactatctatatatatatataaacaagatgagtggtagagatcatgaaaatttgataactaattaattttggttgtatattttcaaaattttagtataaaaaccaaattcattcttggttttttaattcataatgattacattagttagtttacataatatacatgttttaaattatacaagaaatattttaaaaaaattgcatatcaAACACTAGAATACATTCTCAACCTCATTTTCAAGATCGTTatcaaacattggaaaatgagatagttttctagaaaatgctctttgaaaaatgaacaattttccagaaaacgttaatgctgaaacaaacagagcgttagttAAAATTCTAGTTTGCTATTTCCCTTTTTTTGCCTatctattttttccttttataatttttaacttattaaaatatattgataaaacatgaaatattttcttatttctattttttgaatgaATTCGATGAATAAAAGAGATAATATTGGATCAATTATAATTATGATAtaaaattactatatatatcaatgagaaatacataaaataaattcataaaaaccataaataataataatttttttaaatgagctAGGTGGGAGTGGGAGAGGGGGAGTGGTCACTAATAATTGACTTTTGACTTTTTGGCTAGTTTCGGCCGATTTCATTCTCTatatcttgtcattttgaaTAAGATGCTAAATCCTTGATGTcatattcaagaaaaaaaagaagaagctcaaACTATCGTGAACAAAAggaatacacacacacacaaatatatatatatatatatatatatatatatatatatatatatatatatatatatttatttatatatatagactaaaTTTAAATCACTTTGTCCATATCAGTTGATGAGCTATCTGTTAAATGCCATGTCATTTCAAAACAACCTAATTTGTGATTAGGTTAATGTATTAAAACTACGTCATTTTAGTCCTACGTGGTTCTATATATGCCAATTATGCATGCTATGTACCATATAGGCATTTTCCATTAGCGAGTTAATGATACAAATCAAATTGATTGTTACTTGAAAATAATAGAAACTAATTTGACTATTACAAAAATATAGGAATCAAATTGACTATGAACTCAAAATATAAagacaaaaattttttttttccctcttcttttattggtttttttaactctcttttttcctcttgCAATAAATTTCTCATTCTCCCTAGAAATCAAACaacattttctttgaaaataatCACCCACACATATTCAAATCAAACTTTTAAACCCAATACCTTTTAGTTAGTAGCGGAGCCATGATTTCAGTTAGGGGgtcaatattaaaaaattatcataaataatataaatcgatattaataataaaataaataattataaacaaCTGCAATTGTCATGCAAAATCTAATTAATATAAACaatctataatttatttttaatacctAGTTTTGTTTACTCAATAGGCCTCAGtactttttcatattttgaaaccacTACATAATTTTTTCATCCCCAATAGTTTTGAATATATCTTTCCCAATGTCTATGACCAAGCAACAATTTAAAGTAATTAAGAGATTAATCTAATTTGAATGCTCAAAATAACTTGAGAAAATAATTCAATCTCAAAGTGTTAAGAGTAAAAGAATATACTTGAAAAATTACACCTAGATTGcatttcagcattttttttttctcttaaaaagtaAGAAAGTAAGAGAcgcagggaaaaaaaaaaataatggaagcgcggtaggtttttatttttatttttatttttttaatggtagaGGCGGTAGGGTTTTGGTTCCACAAGTAGGtactccttttttttgtagtattatttagtttagtttagtttttttttttttggtcacacAGTCACACAGACAGTTTccgtgagaaaaaaaaaaaaaaacggtttgaataagtgaaaaaaagagagtggcgtaaatactaaaaaataactaaataaatttggataaagaaaaaaaaaagtgacctGAATGGACCCATTGGAGTTTGTCAGGTTCAGCTAATTAAACCCTAAAAAGAATATGAGTTTTGTGGCATTTAGGGtccatttgaaaataatttatttagcttTTGGTGAAAACTATTTGCTGAAAGTGtgctaaaatatacttataccttgaaaaaagtgatttattaaaaacttgtatataaaagataaaagctaAAAGATAAATTGCCTCCTGTCAAAGGGTCAATTGCCTCTTCTCGCCTCTTTGGCTTCGCCTGTGTGGGCCTTGATCGAaacacaacaataacaacatattgaaaatccaaccataaAAATCCATCACCAAATCAAACCATGACATTCAACGAATCCCCCACCCAAACCCCTTGATCGAAACTTAGCCATAAAAAAACCTAACCTTGTTTCCACATGAACATCTCTTCACAATCAAGGAAAACCAACAAAATTTATCCAAATTCAAGGAGTGACGATTTCAAAGCTTCCAATGGGGTTTTGGGCTATTGAGGGAATGCTTGCACTCATTTCCTAGCTAGTAGGCCTAATAGTCATCATCGATGGGCCCATCAACAAAATGGTTCGAAGCTACGCGATGAGGGCTGAACTTCACACGCTTGATCTCATTCAATCTCCGCTGCCACTCATACATGAGTcgttcaactaaaaaaaaaaaaattatgtgaccCATTTTGCATTAGTGCATTGATCAAGCCAAAtcctaataataacaattatatATGAGTAATCTTAAGACAACTGAATTGAACataattttgtgccacaactcgTCACATGATGAGTTGTGATTGGCAAAAATGTGTCTTGATATTACCCACTATCACACatttatcaattacaactcgCTATGTGACAAGTTGTAGTACAAAATTGTGCCAAATTCGATAATCCTAACATAACTCTTTATATATCAACTTGGCTAAGGCTTCATCCCAAAATTTATCATAGGTTTGCAAGTAAGAGTTTACTAGGTcaacatttttttcccctcatgAGTAAGAAcaaaaccaataaatatatatatatatatatatatatatatatatatatatatatatgtaaataataTAGTGATGACTGATGAGTATGTGGAAGACTTTACTTGTACgcataataaaaacttattacaATAGAAGATTGAGGTCGCTCTTCCTAGGACGACTCTTTCCATTATATTAAAGAAGTCAAGTATATGTTTAAAGAGTGGTGTTAGAGTGTGATCATGCTCAAGTTAAAGACGTCAACTCAGGTTTCCCTCTTAccaattttttatatcattagaaaaaaaagaagagtgatgttagagatataaaaaaatttactaacaTAAATCTTTTTAAACAATGTATCATCATTTGCAAAAGGTAATATAGATAatcatttattgttttgtttaagtggcactaattaaatatatttaggCTAATGTCTCTTACACATACTTACATACAACCATACACACAAGTTACTTTTGTAGTGACTTCAAGTTATGATTATGCATGAGTATGTGTAATAGATAGCACCCTTAAATTACACTTATATACAACTATACACACATCACCTTTATACATAAATTGTGATTTCAAGTCATGATCATttacttttataaataaatcgTGCTTTCAAGTCATGGTTGTGGGTAAGTATGTGTAAACAATAGCGCCCTTAAATTTATTCTCAAGCTAGTTGGtagtattttatataaaagtaaagtTGGAAATGACTTTATAGCGTTCTCAATATGCAAACAACCACTCGAAGCACAAAATTTCCTATATGACTCATTGTTTACTTGATCTCGTTAGTGGAGTAGTACTGCAACTTCATTTAGAAAATTAATATCCTTCTTACATATTATCAACAGCTTCTCTTAAATTCTTAATCACTCTCTTCAaaaccatctctctctctctgtgcaaTGAGGAACCCTAAAGCCAAAATTGTTTCTGCCAGAACACTAACAGACCAAACCACTCTTCACCTcgttttcttgttcttcttcctcAGCCAACTTGCCAGTGGCTTGAAGTCTCCTTATTCTCCGACCATTAATATAACACTCAACTGTGGCTTCAGCGGCAGAACTTCTTCAAGAGATAACCGGATGTGGTTGGGAGACATCAATTCCAATTTTGGGCCTTTTGAACATCAAAGCAACCCATCAGTAAACTCCACAGCAGATAAACAACCAATAGAAGTTGACCTAATTCCTTACTACACTGCACGCCTCTCATACTCCGAATTTACGTACATATTCTCTGTCACCCCAGGCCAACTCTTCATTCGCCTCTACTTTTTACCATTTTCATATAAAAACTTCGATCGCTATAAGGCCTTTTTCTCCGTCAAAGCCGGCTCTTATACCCTTTTAAGCAACTTCAGCGCTGCCCTCACTGCTGATGCTCTTGGCTTAGAAGGCTTCTCAAGAGAATTCTGCGTAAATATTGCTGAACATGCTCGGTTCTTAAACATAACCTTCACTCCAAGCCCCGGAAATCCTGACGCATATGCTTTTGTGAACGGGATTGAACTCGTTTCAATGCCCCCTAATCTTTATTACACTCCAGAAAACAGCACAGCTGATGAAATATTACGCAGAAGAGTTCAGTTTATCGGCAAGGCAACCCCGTATCGTGTTGAAAAGAGCCATGCTCTTGAGACGGTAAATAGAATAAACGTTGGTGGGAGATTCATTTCATCCACAGATGATACTGGCATGTACCGGAGCTGGTCTGGTGACGATGTTGCTTACTTGACAAGTTCTGAAACAGGCGTTGAGCCTTTTAACATGACTGTTCATCTCGACTTTGATGCAATTCCTAAGTACACTGCACCAGAAGATGTCTATACCACTGCCCGAACAATGGGAACCAACGAAACCATAAACAAGAGCTACAATCTCACCTGGGAATTCTCTGTAGACGCTGGTTTTAATTACCTGGTAAGACTACACTTTTGCGAGTTTCAACTGGagatcacaaaagaaaaagacagaGTGTTTTACATCTTTATAGCTGATCGAATTGCTGAGAATCAAGCAGACGTTATCAGCTGGAGTGGTGGAAATGGAATCCCAATATATAGAGACTACGCTGTATTGATGCTTAGTAAAGAAAACGAGAAGAAACTAAACCTCTCTGTCGCTCTGCAAGCAAACCCAGATCGTTGGAACACAAGATATGCAGATGCAATCTTGAACGGGCTCGAAATCTTCAAAATTAGTGACTCCATTGACAATCTTGCTGGGCCAAACACCGACAGGCCAGTTCCAACACCAACGATTGTAGCAATTCCCTTGCCAATCCAACCAAGGAAGTTAAAGATTAACCACACCAAAATAATTGGCATAGTTGTTGGTTTATTCTCTGGCATAGTTGTTCTCTTTCTTCTTGGTTTCTTCATTTTCCAACGAGGTAGGAGGGTTGAGGACGCCAAGAGCAGCCGCACAAATTTGCCTTCCGATTTGTGTCGATGCTTTTCACTGTCTGAAATCAAAGCAGCAACAAACAACTTCGACAAGCTCTTCATCATAGGTGTTGGCGGGTTTGGTGATGTGTACAAAGGATACATTGATGGTGGGGAGACCTGCGTTGCCATCAAAAGGTTGAACCCGGGTTCTCGACAAGGGGCTCATGAGTTCAAGACCGAGATTGAGATGCTCTCCCAGCTCCGCCACCTCCATCTTGTCGCTCTGATCGGCTATTGCAACCATGGCAATGAGATGATCCTTGTGTATGATTACATGGTCCATGGGACCCTCCGTGATCATCTCTATAACACTGATAATCCACCTCTTTCATGGGAACAACGGCTCCAAATCTGTATCGGTGCTGCACGAGGTTTGCAATACCTTCACACGGGCGCAAAAAACATGATAATTCACCGTGATGTGAAAAGCACAAATATATTGTTGGACGAGAAATGGGTGGCAAAGGTGTCCGATTTTGGGTTGTCGAAAATGGGTCCTACAAGTGTGTCCATGACCCATGTAAGCACAGTGGTGAAAGGGAGTATTGGGTACTTAGACCCAGAGTATTATCGACGTCAACAGCTGACTGAAAAATCTGATGTGTACTCATTTGGTGTGGTGTTGTGTGAAGTGTTGTGTGCAAGACTGCCATTGATACGTAATGTTGACAAGGAGCAAGTGAGCCTAGCTGAGTGGGCTCGGCAATGCTATCATAATGGAAAGCTTGATGAGATTGTTGATCCATTTCTAAAAGGTAAGATTGTGCCGGAgtgtttgaaaaaatttagtGAAATTGCGGTGAATTGTTTGCTTGATGATGGAATCAAACGGCCATCAATGAACGATGTGGTATGGGGCCTTGAATTTGCATTACAACTACAGGAGAGCAAAAACGATAGTGAAGAACAAATATTTGAGATTGAAGACCATGAGAAAGTGTTTACTAGTAGCAGTGGAAGTGGGCCAAATGGAAGAAGTACTGGTGGGGTGACCATTGAAAGCAGCGGAGAGCAACGTTCTGCTAATGAGACTTCAGATAGCAGCAATTTGATACGTCAAACTGTTTTCTCGGAGCTTATGATTCAGaaaggaagatgaaaagaaCATGTTAGCTGACTTGTAAGTTATCTAACAACTTAAAGtggaaaagaataaattaacTAGCACgaaataagaattttttcttgtttaagaattttttcttggaaaagAATAAATACTAGGACTTCCTTATCTAAATTCAGGATGGAATTCCATGTCAAGAATGAAATAAgaatttttcttgtttatcTTATTTCTATATAAATGCTAATTGTTCATGCACCAAAATGGCGGAATCTTCATCCCAAACACATGTTTCTCTCGTAGGTTTAGCtaaccattttctttctttagtgTAGAATAACAACATATGTCACATCTAACTATCAAACATGAAGGCTTGATACTTTGATCACATATCTCGAGCCTTTTCCAAAGCTAGCTAGCTGCAATATTCGAAGAACACCAAACCATGACCCTTTTTGTATTCGCTATGGACCACCACAACCGTCACTAGTTGCAAGGGCTTTACTtataattgagtagatctaagatgagtttgatacttcaagaaacatatCGTTCATGTCAAATATTAAAAACCTAAAGATTGGTctaaaaaacaagtgaagaaaagttgtgcATTAAGTCTCGATAAATAGCTCGACAGAAGCCTCTATTGAGACTTAATGTGAAGCTCAATAGATAGTTTGATAGCAGCTCGATTTATCGAGAATTATAATTTTAGAATTTCCAGATCTAAAATTGGCTTAGCCTTGCATATTTGTttggggtttcttttctcacaacccaaGACAtttataaggcttattttaaaggtcatcACACACAGATATAAAGACCAAGAGACTTTGTAGTGATCCAAAAGGGGGTCTTGCATTTCATGGAATCCCACATTGCCTAGGGAAGCACACGAGGATGTGCTTATAAGGAATGCCCTCCCTTGTTGTGTATGAGGCCTTTTCCCCAGTGCAACCTGGGGAAGAACAAAACCTTGAGGGACTAAGAGAGTCTTCAGGCCGCccaaagaggacaatatcatgcacaTGGGGGCGGGGCGTGACAATTGGGTTCTTCGATTTGTTTAGAAAGGAAATATGAGACAAAAAACATCTTTGAAATTGGTTAACAAGTATTTTTTGGGGGTCTAAAAAACTAACATCAAACAATTGAAATTAATTCACAAATAtgattgtatttaattgttTACAAGAAAATGATCATTTGATTCAACCTCCTTGAAATGATCTTTGCTccaaaaattatgcaaaaaagaTCTTGATTCAAACACAAAATCTTCTCCACTTGGATTGAAACACAGATCGAATGATCTTTTCAACGGAACTATAATAAATCTCTagggagaaaatgggcttttgccctttttttttaaaaaaaatccagcaTTTTGCCTATTTTTCCAAACTAAATAGGAAAATGCctctattttgaaacttgatttttggacaatcgagttataacaaattgaaaattaaaattttttttttctagaacttgagttccatgcaacttttttttttttttaaaagtttgatcACGCCATACCCATAGCTATGTTCAGAGAGTCCTCTAATGGCATTTTAAATGGAACTCAAGCTCCATGAACTtaagttccatgcaatttttttttaaaaagtttgatcgACCCATACTCAATTTTctacaaatcgagttttacattgaaacttgattttgagaaaatcgagtttcaaaacaggagcattttcctaattagtttgggaaagggggcaaaatgctggatttttttttaaaaaaaaaagggcaaaaacCAATTTTCTCCAAATCTCTGGCTATAAACTTATGAAAGACTCTTTATTCTTTGcgttcttcttgttctttgatttttattttatttttttggtatttgaaGGCTTTGGGTGgaagttttttgggttttagacACTTGAATCAATAGAGctttgataatttgatttttttatttatttataatttctaaaGGCTTGTAGCTTGATTTTAGTAGAACATAACTTTGAATAACTA
This genomic stretch from Castanea sativa cultivar Marrone di Chiusa Pesio chromosome 1, ASM4071231v1 harbors:
- the LOC142630804 gene encoding receptor-like protein kinase FERONIA, with the translated sequence MRNPKAKIVSARTLTDQTTLHLVFLFFFLSQLASGLKSPYSPTINITLNCGFSGRTSSRDNRMWLGDINSNFGPFEHQSNPSVNSTADKQPIEVDLIPYYTARLSYSEFTYIFSVTPGQLFIRLYFLPFSYKNFDRYKAFFSVKAGSYTLLSNFSAALTADALGLEGFSREFCVNIAEHARFLNITFTPSPGNPDAYAFVNGIELVSMPPNLYYTPENSTADEILRRRVQFIGKATPYRVEKSHALETVNRINVGGRFISSTDDTGMYRSWSGDDVAYLTSSETGVEPFNMTVHLDFDAIPKYTAPEDVYTTARTMGTNETINKSYNLTWEFSVDAGFNYLVRLHFCEFQLEITKEKDRVFYIFIADRIAENQADVISWSGGNGIPIYRDYAVLMLSKENEKKLNLSVALQANPDRWNTRYADAILNGLEIFKISDSIDNLAGPNTDRPVPTPTIVAIPLPIQPRKLKINHTKIIGIVVGLFSGIVVLFLLGFFIFQRGRRVEDAKSSRTNLPSDLCRCFSLSEIKAATNNFDKLFIIGVGGFGDVYKGYIDGGETCVAIKRLNPGSRQGAHEFKTEIEMLSQLRHLHLVALIGYCNHGNEMILVYDYMVHGTLRDHLYNTDNPPLSWEQRLQICIGAARGLQYLHTGAKNMIIHRDVKSTNILLDEKWVAKVSDFGLSKMGPTSVSMTHVSTVVKGSIGYLDPEYYRRQQLTEKSDVYSFGVVLCEVLCARLPLIRNVDKEQVSLAEWARQCYHNGKLDEIVDPFLKGKIVPECLKKFSEIAVNCLLDDGIKRPSMNDVVWGLEFALQLQESKNDSEEQIFEIEDHEKVFTSSSGSGPNGRSTGGVTIESSGEQRSANETSDSSNLIRQTVFSELMIQKGR